The region TTcacagaatatatatatatatatatatatatatatatatatatatatatatatatatatatatatatatatatatatatatatatatatatatataatgacagATAAGAAGTTTAGATTCttaaaaacttcataaaatatgagtgataatatatatgaacaaaaataaaactatggACGCGTGAATCTATTGAACTCTGAGTTCTTAAATGGAAACACAATCACAATAAACTATGTTAGCCAACAATAATCATTGGTCAGAAAAATCTTTGACCAAAGATATATGCATGTTTTATACATCCACGGATAAGGAACATGAACATACAAGTATAATAGTGTTATAAATTGATGCTTCTTACTTTCCATTTCTTCCATTCATTACCGAAACACAAACGATGAAGATGAAGCACGTAGCATTTCTCGTCTTCTTTGGCTTGATCTCAGAAGCATTACTTGGAGCTGGTGAAGCTGTTCATGAGGCAGTGATTGATACAAAAGGCAAGAAACTGAGAGCTGATGCAAATTACCATATCATCCCTGCTGTGCCCTTCACCATATGCGGCTTTGTTAGCTGTTTCACTGGTGGAGGCCTTGCACTTGGCAGCGTTGATGATGAATCATGTCCTCTCGATGTTGTAGTGGAGAAAGCCAATGAAGGTCTACCACTGAGGTTGTTACCTTTCGACACTAAAAAGGGTGTCATTCGTGTCTCCACtgatttgaacatttttttctcCGATGCTGATGAAAGATGTCCGCACCATTCCACTGTGTGGAGGCTTGATGACTTTGATGCCTCTGTCGGTCAGACATATGTGACCACTGGTGGTGTTGTCGGAACCCCAAATCAGCACACAATTCTGAACTGGTTCAAGATTCTGAAGTACGAGGATGCTTATAAGCTTGTTTATTGTCCCAGTGTGTGCCCCTCTTGCCACCATCCGTGCAAAGATCTTGGAGTGTTTGTGGATGAGAATAATAGAATGCGTCTGGCACTCAGTGATTTTCCCTTCAAAGTTAAGTTCAATCAAAGCTCTTTCCATTGAAAATTCAGAGTGAATACTTGTGTTCATCATAATGATCCATGAATTAGATTCCtttctgaaaaataaatgaagagcactataaattattatcatcaaagatattttataaactagATATTTCCCTAATAAATatcagtaaaatattttaaaatattatatatgaatatacAAATACATAATACAAATTGAAATATGGATGCATCATATGATCGTAGCATCAAAATTAATAACTATCCACATTATTTGTCTATTTCAGAAACCATTGTTACTGTTTCGGGTAAGGGACCAAGAGTCTACTAAAAGAATCTCTCCACTTCGCGTTATCCTTCTCCTCTCCACTTCGCGTTATCCTTCTCCTCTCCAGTAACTTCAGCGAAATCCACTCCTTAGCTCGATCGGTTGGgatgacgatcggggtacctgtctaaagtaCTCCGATGCTTAAATCAGAATGGGCCGATCGGTATGTCAGAATATCAACTGTAATAAATGCGGAATTAATGTCcttaccaacctacctttgggccctatttatagctTTCGACATGGGCCTgtaattagggtttcttaatcacggcccaatgacCCCTTAATGAAGATTAGTGACCCGTTTAACCGATAATTATTGACTTAAGTTATTTAACCGTGCGACCGATGGCCGCTTGGCTGGGTTGATAACGTTATGTTTCCAACAAGCTAACAATCTGTATTTTACCGATCAACCGACAGGTGCTTAAGAAGGTCCGTCGCTGTTGTTTtaccgatgaaccgatgggCCCTCGAGGTTAGAAGGTCCATCGCTGTTATTCTACCGATGAGCCGATAGGCCCTCGAGGTCAGAAGGTCCATCGCTGTTGTTCtaccgatgaaccgatgggCCCTCGAGGTTAGAAGGTCCATCGCTGTTGTTCTACCGATGAGCCGATGGGCCCTCGAGGTCAGAAGGTCCATCGCTGTTGTTCtaccgatgaaccgatgggCCCTCGAGGTTAGAAGGTCCATCGCTGTTGTTCtaccgatgaaccgatgggCCCTCGAGGTTAGAAGGTCCATCGCTGTTGTTCTACCGATGAGCCGATGGGCCCTCGAGGTCAGAAGGTCCATCGCTGTTGTTCtaccgatgaaccgatgggCCCTCGAGGTTAGAAGGTCCATCGCTGTTGTTCTACCGATGAGCCGATGGGACATACAGTACACAAGCCCCCCCAGCCTCGAGCGATGGAAATGAAGCGAGGAGGTTTTACCAAGACTGTGGTGCCGATTGACCGCCGGCGTTTCTCAACGGTTACATTGCCTCGTGGATCGTGCCTGACAGTTACGATTTGAAGCGTCGCGAAGCATGGACCGTCGATCTGAACATGATCGTAGGGTTCCGgggccgccacgtgtcatatgGTCCCCCCTATAAATAGGTTTGTGTGGTTGTCGTTATTTTCACgctttcctttctctttctagCCGAGCTTCCGATCGTTTTCTTCTATCTGCAGGTAAAAATGTCTTCTAGCGCATCGGGTTCAGAGGGTCTGTCGGGTGGAGCGGTCAGGTGGTCTGGGGGCGCTGGGTCGGTTTCCGCCCTGTTTGAGTCGTCTGAGTCAGGAACTTCGCTCGGGGGAGTGTCGGGCGCAACAAGTTCCCCAATTCTCCTAAGTGGCAGTTCTGAGGCCGAGCCACCGGTCGTGGAGGCGGCGGAGCAGGTCGCTAGTTCTGACGAGAGCGGGGACATCATAGGGATCGACGTTGGCGACGAGGGGGACGAGGCCAATCTGCCAGAAATATCGGGATACGACTGGGCTCCCTATGAGCCGCGCACACTCGCGACAAGGTTCCGATGGGGCAACGACCTGGGGGATCTGGTCGAGCGGACCAGGATATTCAGCGAGGAAGTAGAGGATAGACACCTTCGGGTCAAGATATGTGCCGGCAACGAGAGAGTGTGCCATGGGAAGGGAGAGGCGAAGCTAGACTTCTTCTATGTGTACGCCTGCCTTTTCCATGATCTGGGCTTAACCGTGCCGTTTGCCGATTGGCAGATGGCAGTCCTCCGCCAGATCCAGTGTGCACCGACGCAGATTCATCCGAACGCATGGGCGTCTATGCAGGCGTTCGACAACCTATGCCGGGCGGCCGGCCTGACACCAACCATGCCTCTGTTCCTTCATTTCTATAAGACTCGACCGACGGCGTCTAAGGGTTGGGTTTCGTTCCTCGGGGCGAACAAGAGTTTGCTCACCCTCTACCTTGCCTCCTACAAGGGTTTCAAGACCAGATTTTTTAAGGTCGCGATTCCCCGCAAGGGGAGGAGGTATATCTTTGACGAGCAGGATCGCCCTAGATTTCCGCTGTACTGGACAGCGTTCCCACCTCCCACGGATGCATGGGCTGAAGAGCGGCTGATCCCGGCCGAGCGGGCTGACCTAACCGTCCTCAAGACCCTGCCCGACAAGATCCCCCCGCGGCCGCTGATCCAATGCCTCCGTTCCCCGGACTTATCGAGGGCGGTTTACGGTTAGTTGTTCTGGTATTACCGATCGTTAAAGCGACCGCAGTTAACTTATTTACTTTGCTGTTTTACAGATATAATGGCTCGGACGACCGCTCCTAGTGCCGAATTTTTGGCCCGCGCTAAGACTCGCCGACGGGGAGAGGACCCCGTGGAGGAGGTGGTGCCCCTTCAGACCGTCCCTGCAGCCCCTGCGACCGGTCGAGTTCCGGCTGCCACTGCTCCCGCTGGCGCTTCGGGTGCCGTCTCACGGCCTCGTTTTATTGTGAAGCCCCCTGGCTCTGGCGccgctgctgctgctgctgcggACAAGGGCAAGAAATCAAAGAAGGGCGACTCCCCCACCGGTCGGCCTTCTAAGAGACAGAAGGGAGGGGAGACATCTGGTTCCCTCGCTGGCGCTTTCCTCGGCGGTGATGTCCGCCTTGACGAAGAGGTTTCCCTCCAGTTGGGTCCCTGAGTGACGGACGCCCTGAAGGATTTATCGGAAGAGGAAGCCATTCGGACCGCCGGGGAGCTAGCCCTTAGGCTTGCTGCTTTATACTCCAAGTTTCCTCGCCTCGACCGGAGCAGGATAGAGAACTTGGAGAAGGAGCTCGTTGCGGCTAAGGCCGAGCTGAACGAGGTGAAGGCATCGGCGGCCGACTTGAAGACGCAGTTCGATCGGCTGAACGGCATCAAGGCTGAGCATGCCAAGTGTGCTGGACTGCTCAAGGCTGCCGACGACCGCGCAAAGGCGGAGCAAGCAAAGGCAGGTGAAGCCGCCAAAGAATTATGCAAACTCCAGCGACGCTTCGACGATCTGACGCTGGAGCATATGGCCGCCGCCGGTTCGGCTTCGGATTGGCAGAAGAAAGCGAAGGACCTAGAGGCCGAGCTGGGAGTGGCAGACGAGCAGGTATTTGCTCAATACGAGGCGGGATTCCAGAGTGCCGTCGATCTAGCCGTCTTCTATTATAACTGCTCTCCCGACCGGTTCGACGTGCATATGGGGGTGGTGGATGGGAAGGTTGAGAGGGTGTTCGACCGGCTGGACGAGGTCAATAACCCTCCTGcagaatgattttttttttttatttttacttgtatATTTTGGCATAACCGATCGACCCCGATCGATCATTCGATGGATCGCGTTCGCTCGGTTATTAGgttattttttgacaaactcTTGTATAAATTTTTAGCTCCCTTGTTATTTCATCTGCTAGCTTTTTCCTGCTTTCGTTCGTTTATTGCTTCACGTTGGCGACCGGCCGTACTGTTGTTGTGTCCCCGCGTTGGCGATCGGCCGTGTAATTGTTTAACTTGTTAATTCTATTTGATCGCGCTTAATATGGAACTGACCGAATGACCGACGCTCATTCGTTAAACTCTTGTTATCTTGACCTTTGCGCgttcaatttgttttttgagATCGTTGGTGTTATACCCCGATCGACCAAGACAGCTCGTGTCACTCGTTTACCCGTAGGGTAATTAGATCGCTAGGATCGGTGCTGACAGAGCGGGACTTCCTCTTGGAAGTCCCTGTCTTGATCGGTCAGGCTCTGCTTGGGTCCCGTAGGGAGCCCCGTCGGTCAGATTGTTAGATGGAGTTGCATGAAACGctcattttattcataattaactGTAATACATTTTGAGGTGTGACGCGTTCCATGTGTTGGGTATTTCTTTACCGCTCAAATGCTCCAGCCGATAGGCTCCGTTCTGCAGGCTGTCGGTTACTCGGAATGGGCCCTCCCAGTTTGGCGCTAACTTTCCCTGGATCGACTTCTTTCGCGCGTCATTGGTTTTTCTCCAAACTAAGTCCCCTCTGACGAAGCTTCTCGGTTTGACCTTTGCGTTATACCTTCTTGCCACCATTCTCCTGCACGCCTCGGCTCGCACGGCTGCTCGTTCTCGTCGCTCGGCCGTCCAGTCTAATTCTTCGCGTAGTCGTCCACAATTCACCTCGAGGTCTTGCATCTACCGCCGAAGAGTCGGCTCTCCCACTTCGACTGGCAACATGGCGTCTGTTCCATACGTCAGGTTGAAGGGAGATTCCCCGGTTGTCCCGTGCGGCGTGCATCGATAGGCCCAAAGGACTTGTGGCAGCTCGTCAACCCATGCTCCTTTGGCCTTTCCCAACCTTTTCTTCAACTCAGCCACTATAACTTTATTCATGGCCTCAGCCTGGCCATTGGTTTGGGGATGCTCGACCGAGCTGGTAACGTGTCTTATTCCTACTTGCCTATAGAAGTCCCTCAATTTTTTGTCGATGAACTGACGGCCGTTGTCGGTGATTATCGTGTGAGGGAGGCCGAAACGGCATATGATGTTGCGCCAGACGAAGGAGTGGACCTGCCGGGCGGTTATGTTAGCTAATGCCTCTGCTTCTACCCACTTCGTGAAATAGTCCACTGCCACAAGTATGAATTTCTTCTGCGCTCGGCCGACTGGGAAGGGTCCGacgatgtccattccccattgaGCGAACGGCCATGGAGCTGTTAAGCTATGTAACTCGGTCGGGGCCCTCTTCATATCATTTCCATGGGCTTGACATCCTTCGCACTTGCGTATCATGGCTTCGCAGTCCTGTTCCATGGTCGGCCAAAAATATCCCGCTCGGAGTATCCTTGCTTTCATCGTCCTTCGACCGGTGTGCATTCCACAGATGCCGTTATGGATTTCGTTCATGACATACCCCGCTTCGTCTG is a window of Vigna unguiculata cultivar IT97K-499-35 chromosome 4, ASM411807v1, whole genome shotgun sequence DNA encoding:
- the LOC114182704 gene encoding kunitz trypsin inhibitor 2-like, producing MKMKHVAFLVFFGLISEALLGAGEAVHEAVIDTKGKKLRADANYHIIPAVPFTICGFVSCFTGGGLALGSVDDESCPLDVVVEKANEGLPLRLLPFDTKKGVIRVSTDLNIFFSDADERCPHHSTVWRLDDFDASVGQTYVTTGGVVGTPNQHTILNWFKILKYEDAYKLVYCPSVCPSCHHPCKDLGVFVDENNRMRLALSDFPFKVKFNQSSFH